Genomic segment of Drosophila simulans strain w501 chromosome 2R, Prin_Dsim_3.1, whole genome shotgun sequence:
AGCTAGGCAAGTAATCAAATTGCAACTCATATCCCTGAAAACCGAATGCAACCGAAATAAGACCCATCAACCGGAAAACCCACCAGTTACATACATGatcaacaataataatattcgaTGTATGCATTTTAAGCGATTACATAGTTAAGAGTAGATAAACTCAGAAGAATAAAGAGGCATTCacattatttttcaaaagttctgttattcaaaatcaaaagcgAGCAGAGTTATGTAATCAGAAATGTTATGTTGAGGCGGAATTGAATCCTGCacagaaaatcaaaagtaACAGCCTGCGCCGATTCGAAAAAACACAATCCGTGGGCtaactacacacacacaatatcTTACTAAAATAGATGTATAACATTTTGCTGTTCTGgtaatcaaaaaaatatatgttatatcaaattaaaagtgtAAGCAAATATGACACGTACGAGTATTCCACAGATGCCAATAACTAAACGAGTAATCATAACAAGTATGGTAAAATGTAACATTAAGCCAGGAAAACAATATtcatgaataaatatttatgggttTTAACAGTCCGTTTTCTCGTATTTcatttcacaaaaaaggtgTGGAGGGAAACAAGGATGATAGTTATCTCGCGGATTTATAACCGATTCGAGCACCGAAGGCTAATCCCCACCATTCCTCACTCTGCCTTCTCCTCATGCATAATCGGAATTAACTACAAATACATTAATCCGGCCAAATAGAGGGgcattttctatattttagaTTGATTCTACGGAGTAGATTCGATGACCGTGCTCTCGCCTGAAAAGGCGCGACTCTCAACGCAGAGTGCCATGGACGCTCTTTCATACGCGCTGTCTAAATTTCAGTTCAAGCGAGAATCTTTTACTGGTTCAGAACCGGTTTGGCCCGGTTCAAGTGGAGGCATTTTTAGCGGCGGCGCGCACCCTGCGTGGCGCAGAGCGTAGAGCGTGCGACTACAAATCCCAACTGACGGGGCTCAAAACCACCtctgaacattttttttttttttgtaactaATAACCTTTGAAGGTTTTTCTGTCCGttgaaaactattaaaaagATGGGTAGTGGCAAAAAGTAATTATTGAATAGCCTATTTTCTGTTTGGCTTATCtttgtacaatttttaatgtgttaCAAACGGAATAAGGACTGTGAAAATGGGGTTTCCAATTGATTTTCCATGCATATTTAGGCACGGCAAACAGAAACttcattttatgaaaataatccACTAGATGAACGACATAAACGCTAAAATGATGCTgaaaaaaactattattttaattttactgGCTGCTCTTCTGGACAAATCCGGTGCAACACGACTCGACGGCTACAAATGGTGCACGGTGGTCAAAAATGGAGCCTGTGTGAATTAAacactttataaatattaaataaaatatctcaTTTTTTTGAGCTCCTCAAAACAAGTTGAATTAATCTATTCGTTTTCATGTACTGTACAGTGCAGTggaaaaattcttttgaattGAAGTTACAATCTTGTAAAAACACATTTACATTCATTCATCAGGGCACAACTGTTTTTTAATCTATTGCGAAACTGAACAATCCCAAGCTTTGAATTAGGAACTAGCTGCTAGCCATAGACAGTCGTTTAACTAAAAAGGTTTGGAGGTGATCAAAAAACTGGTCCAACCAGAACTTCTTTTGGTTTAAGTGAAAAAATTACTTTCTTCGAGAAAATGGCAGATACGAAATCCCAAGCGGAAACATTTATTCAAAACATCCTGGGCATTGATGATGGAACAGCAAGCTTAAGTGCTGGCGAACTACCTATGGCACGGAGTTTTTTCTGTccgctcctgctgcttatTCTTTGGATAGTCTCCTTAGGTACGGATGTGAGTTGCTCTTAGCCCAAATCCTCTAACTTTCTCATTTTCCCAGGCATTTTGGGTTGTATATGCGTGTGCTGCAAGTTTGTGAAATCGGAATCATTTACGAGCTACGACTCCGACAGCTTTGAGCTGCAGGAGGTTCATATCGTGGAGTCCACACTTGGACATGTCAAAGGATGTGCGTGCCTGGAGTGCCTGGAGTGCCTGCATCGCCAGTTGTCCAAGGAATTCGAGCAAAGCAAtggaaagtaaattaaatagtACCTGAGGATTATGTAGCTGCCGTACATTGCTTTTATTGTAGTTTGTAACAACTTAAGGTTTACGTTGCTCTAGATAACAAAAAACGTTGACATTAGTCTGGGCTTACGATATTCGAGTTGCT
This window contains:
- the LOC6735944 gene encoding uncharacterized protein LOC6735944 — encoded protein: MADTKSQAETFIQNILGIDDGTASLSAGELPMARSFFCPLLLLILWIVSLGILGCICVCCKFVKSESFTSYDSDSFELQEVHIVESTLGHVKGCACLECLECLHRQLSKEFEQSNGK